The genomic segment CGGACGAGAACCCGCGGGCCCGGTGTGGGCCGCGGGGAAGTCCTACGGCGGCCGCATGGCATCGATGGCCGTGGCCGAAGGGCTCGAGGTGGACGGACTGATCTACCTCGGTTACCCGCTGCATCCCCCCGGTTCGCCCGAGAAGCTCCGTGCGGCGCACCTGCCGGCGATCGCCGCACCGCAACTGTTCGTCGAGGGGACCGCCGACCCGTTCGTGCAGCCCGTCTCACAACTCGAGGAGGTCGTCGCGACCTGCCAGGATGCCCGCATCGAGTGGGTCGAGGGCGGCGGGCACTCCTTCGAGGTCAAGGGCGCCAAGCGCCCGGCCGACGAGGTCGGCGCGTCACTTGCCCCCATCGTTGACGCCTTCACCGCATCGCGCTGAGGGGCCAGGGCCGCCCGAAGCTCGGACTCAGCGGTGCTGCCAGCGGAACAGCAGCAGGCGCAGCGCTGCGCCGATCTTCATCGGCACGATCTCCCCGAACCGGTGCTCGTCGGCACGCACCAGGCGCTCGGCGAGGTCGGGCCGCTGCTGCCACAGGTACTCCCGTGCGACCTCGGCGTGCGGTGAGTTCGAGACGATCTTGATCACCTCGGCGTCCTCGATGAGATCGATCGCGTTCTCGATGTTCTCCCACGTCGACCGGCTGTCCGGCTCGAGTACGATCCGCCCGGTGTAATCGAGCTCCTCGCGCGCATACCGCTCCATGATGACGGCCTCAGGGGTGTCACCCTCCACCGTCCCGCCGCACATCACGAGGGT from the Microbacterium ginsengiterrae genome contains:
- a CDS encoding alpha/beta family hydrolase; the encoded protein is MTLTVALPRGAVEVTTAWTPGDGRGAVIVAHGAGAGMEHPFLVGFTEALNTVGFSTLRFNFPYREQGRRMPGPAAHAIATWHAAVAHVRGREPAGPVWAAGKSYGGRMASMAVAEGLEVDGLIYLGYPLHPPGSPEKLRAAHLPAIAAPQLFVEGTADPFVQPVSQLEEVVATCQDARIEWVEGGGHSFEVKGAKRPADEVGASLAPIVDAFTASR
- a CDS encoding YdcF family protein; the encoded protein is MSRPTSLVRRLFWTGFAAYSAAAAWAEYVHWRSSWSSLGTSQSPAPAGATEAVLVLGYGNRGERANYVNRYRVRAGIRSLDRAADSTLVMCGGTVEGDTPEAVIMERYAREELDYTGRIVLEPDSRSTWENIENAIDLIEDAEVIKIVSNSPHAEVAREYLWQQRPDLAERLVRADEHRFGEIVPMKIGAALRLLLFRWQHR